The sequence AGAAATTCAACGATTTCATTGAAGTGCTTGACGAAGCAATTTCAGAATTCACGAAAGAAGTCGATGGAAAAACGGTGCCTATGTGGACTCGCGAGGCTATAGATGAGATCATCATGGGACAggtaaatattataaataaattccgacgaaaacttttgtttttacatCTTTACCTtatgtaatataaaaaaatttcagtcgACAGTCTTTATGCTTGCCGGATTCGACACAACAGCCACAACTTTGACTAGTACCTGCTTCCAGCTAGCCAAAAATCCGGATGTTCAAGAGAAACTATACGAAAGCATCATGACGGAAATGCAAGACTATGTAAGTCTACTACAGCCTCCAaagttttatcttttaattaatttagcTACTCGTAAAAAGGATGAAGTTTCCCATGAAATGGTCCAAAACGTACCATATCTAGAAATGGTTATCCAGGAAGTGTTGCGCTGTTATCCGCCCCTTATACGGTAGACCTTATATTAGTAACACATTTGATTTCTCCATTaataagtgtttttttttaaataagtatTGAACGACAATGCACAAAGGATTACTCCTATGACAACGGccgcataaaaattaaaaagggaCAAATTGTTACCGTCCCCACTTATGCTCTGCATCATTCGGAAGAGTATTATCCAAGTCCAGAGAAATTCGATCCAGAAAGGTTGGTATTGAAGGCTTCTAAATTTATAATTCTGTGTTTATTAACCAATTTGCTATGTAGTCCTATTTTtcttaactattttttttttctaagaatTTTCGCTCTGTTTATTAGGTAATTCGTTGTGTGTTATTTTTCAGGTGGAGTCCGGAAAACAAAGCTACACGTAGTCCTTATGCTTATATGGCGTTCGGCACAGGTCCACGCAACTGTGTTGGAATGCGCTTCGCCATGGAAGAGATGAAAATGGCTCTTTGTTCTTTGGTTCAGAAATTCCGCTTTTTTCCAGTCGAAGAGACACCGGTACgcagttaattttcttttcgcgTTAATCAGTTAATAAgcctttattattttgttatctCTAAACGATCAGGAGAAGCTTCAGTTTGACGACGGATTTCTTACAATTCTGCAGCCAATTCATGCAGTGGTGGGTCTGGAATTCcgtcaatcaaattcaaattaactCAATTTTTAGTAATGAGTTACGTATTGAATTGTCAACACGCTTTTTCGCTTCCAAATCTCGCTTTGATTCAAAATTGTCTTTCAAAATGGTAaaatccttcatttttcatttgaagatGCGTAGGTGCCATTTGTTGATGAAACTTTCAGTTGACATTTCATCTCGCAAAGTTTAAAATATCTATCGCAGTATTACACAGCAAAAAGTCCGTTATCTTTTCCTTATTCGTCGTTCTGTTCTCGTTAAAAGTCAAGTAGAATGCTGAGTTGCTCATTATTCTCGGTGTTTGTGTAAGCCTACTGTTAACATCGTGGAGCAAGCGATACAAGTTTCATTAAGTAAAAATTTACTTATACAGTAAtaccattttattttaaagtactTGTTTATATATTCGATTTCTAAGTAGTCCTTAGCTGATTTTTGATTGGCAGTTGTCACACACCCGTCCTACCTCAGTACCTCACTAATTTCTTTCTAGATCTTTATTTTGCTCACCCCCTCCGTTTCACGTTTCATGCTTTCATCCACTAAAAAATATGGGGTGCGgaatgaacactttttccaaaaaaaatgttcaaaaatcgattaccatatttgatttgaaaacaaattgataatcgatttgaatattgaaaccaagttgaaaataaattcaaaaattgaaaatgttttgaaattgatttcataaattgaaaatgattttgaaaaatgaaaatgatttcgaaaaactaaaatgaatttgaaaaactaaaatgatttcgaaaaatgaaaacgaatttgaaaaatgaaaatgaacttgaaaaatgaaaatgaacttgaatatccatacaatttcgggagtgcgatatgacaccaccctactctatccccagctctctccatAGCCATCTcctatagccaccccgagacaaccgactagccattgatggctatgtcgctgattccagccagcaaggccgtcagcgatactgtcagcccttgccgggcggtgctggccaccgctgccgccacaacggccgccgctgaagtctctctcgaccgcaggccgagtattaccctacacaaaaaaagattacacgatccaacgtgaaaagtttcatgttcctatacgactacttttatttgaggccggccatgaaaaaaaaagcttttctgttgaaacggACATGGGCAACATGACCCATTTGGATCCTCTTCTTTGGCCTCCACCGCCATGTCCGCTGCCTCCATTATGGTAGAAAAGATAGACGTTGCGCCAATTTTTGGTGTTCAATCCGTCGCTGCAGCTGAGACAGAGCCATCCTTCCAATGAACTCTTCCTTGGAATGGCCCAATTTTATATAAATGCCGTAGAGTATCGGGTAGGTAACACTTCCGGCGCAAGTGGACCACATGGCAAAGACGTAGAGACAATAGAGAAGTCCAGCTCCCCAATCCGCTTAGATAGCAGATAATTTCCAGCAGGGCCAGCACCAACATGAGGATCCACGTCAGCAAGAAGACGTGTCCGCCTTGTTCTTCTCGTCGGATTGAACGGCAGAGTATCGCAGCAGTACAGGACGCATAGGCCTATCCAGCGAAACGTACCAGAACACTTCTTTCCGGGCAGTTGGCAGTTAGTGGAATGACGAGAACTTCGCGAGAACGTCATACCGAGGCGTGACTGGAACTTTTCTCAGGTGAAAGCCACCCATTCGGCCGTTCCGTCTTCATCGTTGCTGGGTAGGCTGTGTGTCATTTACTgcaggaacatgaaacttttcacgttggatcgtgtaatctatttttgtgtagggtaatactcggcctgcggtcgagagagacttcagcggcggccgttgtggcggcagcggtggccagcaccgcccggcaagggctgacattatcgctgacggcctagctggctggaatcagcgacatagccatcaatggctagtcggttgtctcggggtggctataggAGATGGCTatggagagagctggggatagagtagggtggtgtcatatcgcactcccgaaattgtatggatattcaagttcattttcatttttcaagttcattttcatttttcaaattcgttttcatttttcgaaatcattttagtttttcaaattcattttagtttttcgaaatcattttcatttttcaaaatcattttcaatttatgaaatcaatttcaaaacattttcaatttttgaatctattttcaacttgatttcaatattcaaatcgatttCCCCATAAATTTATGGGGTGCGgaatgaacactttttccaaaaaaaatgttcaaaaatcgattaccatatttgatttgaaaacaaattgataatcgatttgaatattgaaatcaagttgaaaatagattcaaaaattaaaaatcttttgaaaacgattgcaaaaagtgaaaatgattttgaaaaatgaaaatgatttcgaaaaactaaaatgaatttgaaaaactaaaatgaattcgaaaaatgaaaacgaatttgaaaaatgaaaatgaacttgaatatccatacaatttcgggagtgcgatatgacaccaccctactctatccccagctctctccatAGCCATCTcctatagccaccccgagacaaccgactagccattgatggctatgtcgctgattccagccagctaggtcgtcagcgatactgtcagcccttgccgggcggtgctggccaccgctgccgccataacggccgccgctgaagtctctctcgaccgcaggccgagtattaccctacacaaaaataggttacacgatccaacgtgtgaaaagtttcatgttcctgcAGTAAATGACACACAGCCTACCCAGCAACGATGAAGACGGAACGGCCGAACGGGTGGCTTTCACCTGAGAAAAGTTCCAGTCACGCCTCGGTGTGACGTTCTCGTGAAGTTCTCGTCATTCCACTAACTGCCAACTGCCCGGAAAGAAGTGTTCTGGTACGTTTCGCTGGATAGGCCTATGCGTCCTGTACTGCTACGATACTCTGCCGTTCAATCCGATTATAtccgacgagaagaagaaggccagAAGGCGGCCACGCCTTCTTGCTGAAGTGGATCCTCATGTTGGTGCTGGTCGGTGCTGGCCCTGCTGGAAATTATCCGCTATCTAAGCGGATTGGGGAGCTGGACTTCTCTATTGTCTCTACGTCTTTGCCATGTGGTCCACGTGCGCCGGAAGTGTTACCTACCCGATACTCTACGGCATTTATATACAATTGGGCCATTTCCAAGGAAGAGCTCATTGGAAGGATGGCTCTGTCTCAGCTGCAGCGACGGATTGAACACCAAAAATTGGCGCAACGTCTATCTTTTCTACCATAATGGAGGCAGCGGACATGGTGGTGGAGGCCAAAGAAGAGGATCCAAATGGTCATGTTGCTCATGTCCGTTTCAacataaaagctttttttttcatggccggcctcaaataaaagtagtcgtataggaacatgaaacttttcacacgttggatcgtgtaacctatttttgtgtagggtaatactcggcctgcggtcgagagagacttcagcggcggccgttgtggcggcagcggtggccagcaccgcccggcaagggctgacagtatcgctgacggccttgctggctggaatcagcgacatagccatcaatggctagtcggttgtctcggggtggctataggAGATGGCTatggagagagctggggatagagtagagtggtgtcatatcgcactcccgaaattgtatggattttcaagttcattttcacttttcaaattcattttagtttttcaaattaattttcatttttcaagttcattttcatttttcaaattcgttttcatttttcaaattcgttttcatttttcgaaatcattttcaatttatgaaatcattttcaaaacattttcaatttttgaatttattttctacttggtttcaatattcgaatcgattatcaatttgttttcaaatcaaatttggtaatcgatttttgaaaaaaaaatttggaaaaagtgttcatttCGCACCCCATAAAAAAACAGGTATTTCTAATTGAATCGCAATTATGAAATCATGATCGGTAGATtgaaacaatttatttaaaatattttgtggtATTCATCTTCATATATCATTAAATATATTTAAttattgttaaaataaaaaagtaaattgcAACACTGCTCCCGGTTTGATTGAATCAGGCGCCATGCCTGACCACTCATTGTCAGTAGTTATTCGTCGACCGTCAATCGAGGAGGTTGTGTAGATAAACGGTCGTTTATTCACGATTATGTTGATGGACCTTTCGGATATTTTCGGACAATTTTGCCTTTTGAGTAAGTTCTACATTTCTGTGTACTATGTTCTGTGTATGTTGTAGTTATTGTAGATTTTATTGAAAACTGTTAAGTGGGAGTTACCTTTCTAGAAATAATTTATGAGGGCCTTGTAAGAAAATGTAAGATTTCCTACTCTCACTATAATGTAAAACACCTATTTTAAAAAGTCTAGTaaccattattttaaaaaagcttgttattttcatttgaagaTGAGGAACCAACAAAGAAGTAATAGATTGCTATTAAATAGCTGAAATGAGTTCTTCTTAATTGGGAAATTTCATATGGACGTCATCATAAAATAAGTACATGTTTTCATGGTCTGTTTATTGTTTGCTACGTATGCaagaagaaattaattaaTGTTTAGGTGGTCTGTGGTCAACCAAAGCAAAACCACAATTTGAAGATTGAGCAAAAAAGTGAAGACGCTCTAtctttgtttctatttctgtTGGGATTTCATGGAAATTGTTATCGTGCTTTACAGATGTCGGCGAGAAGCACATGTGAAAGTCAGGAATGCCTCATATCAACTCATTATATACACCCTTGACTTCGGGGATGGGCCAAGCTCATCCTTTTAACGGTCGGGTGGCCTTGACTGAGCCACGTAGCCCCCATAAAGGAGTTTGCTGCATCCGTTCAGTATCGTGAAACATTCGTCCGTGAATGGACCTTTTGGATATTCTTTCTTCGCCCGTAACATGGGTAGTAACAATCGTCTCTCTTCTGTACATACTTTACAGGTATTTAAATGTCGAAAGCTGTTGACGACCACACCCGTTTTCtaaatttgtgttttaattcatatttttaaaaacagacaTTTCACGTcaacatttaattatttttccgaCCAAGGAATTCCTGGTCCCAAACCAATGCCCATCATCGGCAACATGTGGGGCATCTGGAAGGCGGTGAGCAATGAATAAGATTTAAAACGACAACATTTCAGAcaacattattatttattaagttTTTAGAACCTCCCCGAGTACGATTCGGCTCTGGTGAAACAATATGGCAAAGTGTTCGGATATTTTGACGGTTTAGTACCGAACCTTTGGATCACAGATGTTGACATGATAAAGGCTGTATGTGTCAAAGATTTCGAACACTTTGTCGACCGCAGAGTAAGAACAAAGAGATTATTTATTGTACTATATAACTTCTTAtgctatttttattgttaatttATTCAGTCTTTCCAAATTAAAACGAAGGTCATGCGCAAATGGTTAATAATGATGAAGGGGCAAGAGTGGAAGGACGTTCGCTCGTCCATCACTCCGGCTTTCACCtctggaaaaatcaaaagggtAGGCCTAATTCCAATTTGGAGAAGAAACACACGGAAAAATAAGCTTATCAGTgacagttattttgtttttttatttagatgtcCTCATTGATCAAAGATTGCGTTGGCGATTTATGCGACCGTCTCTCAAATTTCACCGAAAACGATGGGAAAATTAATGCCAAGCTGTAATAACATATCACTCGTTGCTCATAGCAATTGTTAGACTGTTTTTAACTGTTTATTGATTTTGCAGGACTTTTAGTGCCTTCACCATGGACGTGATTGCAAGATGTGCTTTcggtttaaaaattgaaactctCGGGAACGAAGACGATACATTTATCAAGAACGCACAGCATGTTTTAAATCCACCAACTAATAGATCACCTATTGTTCTGCTTCCGTGTAAGTTTTTGTTTGTCAGTTTTAAGCAAATAGTTGATTGTGATAGGTCTGAATAATTATCTTTtggtcttcttttttctagtgCTGTTTCCTACCTTGTTTCTTATGTTCGCCGAGCGTATTTTCCTCACCAAAGAGATGACATTCTTTTTTGATCTGTTGGAAAATGTTCTCCGAGAAAGATCGCAATCTAAAGAGGTATGTTATTATTGCTACCATGGAAAGTAGG comes from Daphnia pulicaria isolate SC F1-1A chromosome 11, SC_F0-13Bv2, whole genome shotgun sequence and encodes:
- the LOC124315283 gene encoding cytochrome P450 3A2-like; protein product: MDLLDILSSPVTWVVTIVSLLYILYRHFTSTFNYFSDQGIPGPKPMPIIGNMWGIWKANLPEYDSALVKQYGKVFGYFDGLVPNLWITDVDMIKAVCVKDFEHFVDRRSFQIKTKVMRKWLIMMKGQEWKDVRSSITPAFTSGKIKRMSSLIKDCVGDLCDRLSNFTENDGKINAKLTFSAFTMDVIARCAFGLKIETLGNEDDTFIKNAQHVLNPPTNRSPIVLLPLLFPTLFLMFAERIFLTKEMTFFFDLLENVLRERSQSKEKFNDFIEMADEAISDFTKEVDGKTVPMWSREEIDEIIIAQSTLFMLAGFDTTATTLTNTCFQLARNPDVQEKLYESIVGKMEEYGEVCHEMVQDLPYLEMVIHEVMRIYSPFLRIERECTKDYSYDNGRIKIKKGQMVTIPAFALHRMEEYYPDPEKFDPERWSPENKANQSPYTFMGFGAGPRNCVGMRFALEEMKIAICTMVQKFRFFPVEETPEKLSFDDGLTQILQPVHAVVGIEFRQSK